In Simplicispira sp. 125, one DNA window encodes the following:
- the rarD gene encoding EamA family transporter RarD: MNPGIVYATLAYLSWGLFPLYFRQLTDVPALEVVLHRTLWSLVFVLCVLAVRRQWAWARAVLRQPRVLGAFAVSALLLSANWLTYVWAVNNGHVVDASLGYFILPLVSVALGFFFLRERPRPGQWLAVAVAAAGVLWLTVQAGRLPWIALVLALTFGFYGLLRKVAVLGALEGLALETVLLAPLAAIGLGVWAWQGQGVLVQGSSAALGWLVLAGPITAIPLLLFAAGARRIPLATMGILQYLSPSLQFALGVWLFHEPFELSRLAGFMLIWAALLVYSLEGWWARARPAL; the protein is encoded by the coding sequence ATGAATCCTGGCATCGTTTACGCCACGCTGGCCTACCTGTCCTGGGGACTGTTCCCGCTGTATTTCCGGCAACTGACCGACGTGCCAGCGCTGGAAGTGGTGTTGCACCGCACCCTGTGGTCGCTGGTGTTCGTGCTGTGCGTACTGGCGGTGCGCCGGCAATGGGCCTGGGCCCGTGCGGTGTTGCGCCAGCCGCGGGTGCTGGGGGCCTTTGCGGTCTCGGCGCTGTTGCTGTCGGCCAACTGGCTGACCTATGTCTGGGCAGTGAACAACGGTCATGTGGTGGATGCCAGCCTGGGTTATTTCATTCTGCCGCTGGTCAGCGTGGCCTTGGGATTCTTCTTTTTGCGCGAGCGCCCGCGTCCGGGCCAGTGGCTGGCGGTGGCGGTGGCCGCCGCCGGGGTGCTGTGGCTGACGGTGCAGGCGGGCCGCTTGCCCTGGATCGCGCTGGTATTGGCACTGACTTTTGGTTTTTATGGCCTGCTGCGCAAGGTGGCCGTGCTGGGGGCGCTGGAAGGGCTGGCTCTGGAGACTGTGCTGCTGGCCCCGCTGGCCGCCATCGGCCTGGGCGTTTGGGCCTGGCAGGGCCAGGGGGTGCTGGTGCAGGGGAGTTCTGCCGCCTTGGGTTGGCTGGTTCTTGCCGGGCCGATCACCGCCATTCCCCTGCTGCTGTTTGCCGCGGGCGCACGGCGGATTCCCCTGGCCACGATGGGCATCCTGCAGTATTTGTCGCCCAGCCTGCAGTTTGCACTGGGTGTATGGCTGTTCCATGAGCCGTTCGAGCTGTCCCGTCTGGCCGGTTTCATGCTGATCTGGGCGGCTTTGCTGGTGTACTCGCTGGAAGGCTGGTGGGCCCGCGCACGTCCGGCCTTGTGA